The following are encoded together in the Halopiger aswanensis genome:
- a CDS encoding extracellular solute-binding protein, giving the protein MSRPPDSGSSRQVSRRRVLQATGAAGLTGIAGCTGYVGSSRDGVEYWTLFGGGDGAVMEAMVDEINAGDEYDLQINRQRVPWDEHYGRLYTSMVGGNPPDVAVMHSRMMRDYEDSIVPVTDEIGLEPYLEEVAQGGVVDGEQLAVPLDTHPFGLYYNKEVFEEAGLDPEDPPNTADRFYECANAIVENTDYYAFDYFEGQFHAEVMRMLLHGRGGQILTEDYEPAFDTDDGHAVVQEMHDWVHEHEWAPVDPGTGWDAWNRGEVGMKIEGTWHISIVREAGFEFGLTEPFIMPEADSPVTVGDSHMLIIPQSDERDQARLEDAIETVRLLTQEFNARWGSEAGHLPASKEAIESDDLRESDTWDQTLETFYGMVENDQFIRPPATPNVEEYTEQIYQPLDDMRAGNMAPEAVIETATEGVRQTFNRR; this is encoded by the coding sequence ATGTCACGCCCACCCGACAGCGGCTCGTCGCGACAGGTGAGCCGTCGCCGCGTACTGCAAGCGACGGGCGCTGCCGGATTGACCGGTATCGCCGGCTGTACCGGATACGTCGGTAGTTCGCGGGACGGCGTCGAGTACTGGACCCTCTTCGGCGGCGGCGACGGGGCCGTCATGGAGGCGATGGTCGACGAGATCAACGCGGGCGACGAGTACGACCTCCAGATCAACCGCCAGCGGGTCCCGTGGGACGAACACTACGGTCGGCTCTACACCTCGATGGTCGGCGGGAACCCGCCCGACGTCGCGGTGATGCACTCGCGGATGATGCGGGACTACGAGGACAGCATCGTCCCGGTTACCGACGAAATCGGCCTCGAGCCGTACCTCGAGGAGGTCGCCCAGGGCGGCGTCGTCGACGGTGAACAGCTCGCCGTTCCGCTGGATACGCACCCGTTCGGGCTCTACTACAACAAGGAAGTGTTCGAGGAAGCGGGGCTCGATCCGGAGGACCCGCCGAACACGGCCGACCGGTTCTACGAGTGCGCCAACGCGATCGTCGAGAACACGGACTACTACGCCTTCGACTACTTCGAGGGCCAGTTTCACGCCGAAGTCATGCGGATGCTGTTGCACGGCCGCGGCGGGCAGATCCTCACCGAGGACTACGAGCCCGCCTTCGACACCGACGACGGCCACGCGGTCGTCCAGGAGATGCACGACTGGGTGCACGAACACGAGTGGGCCCCCGTCGACCCAGGGACCGGCTGGGACGCGTGGAACCGCGGCGAGGTCGGCATGAAGATCGAAGGGACGTGGCACATCAGTATCGTCCGCGAGGCGGGCTTCGAGTTCGGCCTGACGGAACCGTTCATCATGCCCGAGGCGGACAGCCCCGTCACGGTCGGCGACAGTCACATGCTGATCATCCCGCAAAGCGACGAGCGCGACCAGGCGCGACTCGAGGACGCGATCGAGACCGTTCGCCTGCTCACACAGGAGTTCAACGCCCGGTGGGGATCCGAGGCCGGTCACCTCCCCGCCAGCAAGGAGGCGATCGAGAGCGACGACCTTCGGGAGTCCGACACGTGGGACCAGACGCTCGAGACGTTCTACGGGATGGTCGAGAACGACCAGTTCATCCGGCCGCCCGCGACGCCGAACGTCGAGGAGTACACGGAACAGATCTACCAGCCGCTCGACGACATGCGCGCCGGCAACATGGCGCCCGAAGCAGTGATCGAAACCGCCACCGAGGGCGTCAGACAAACGTTCAACAGGAGATAA
- a CDS encoding carbohydrate ABC transporter permease, with protein sequence MAQATQQTDANADESGPVDLSESSVRELLAGGTFALPYLLIAGTFLFGPLLLALYMSFHDWNALDPAQSQFIGLENYRVLLSDPDFWNALRNTVYFVVLTVPPIVIGSLFLALGVNRDVKGKWLLRTIFFSPYVLTVAVVGLLWTEIFSASGLVPYYVGGGNWLTDHQLAMPAIAIATIWWQLAFNFIILLAARQNVSDRLYEAAKLDGASTWRMMRDITIPQMQNPLIFVVIVTFVGSFQVFGQPFIMTDGGPSFSTTTIVLYLYDTAFTGRQFGYAAAVGYVLFMILIAVSATSYYFLGGDNR encoded by the coding sequence ATGGCACAAGCAACCCAACAAACCGACGCGAACGCGGACGAATCGGGACCCGTCGACCTCTCGGAGTCGTCGGTCCGTGAGCTACTCGCGGGAGGTACCTTCGCACTTCCCTATCTCCTGATCGCCGGGACGTTCCTGTTCGGACCGCTGCTGCTCGCGCTGTACATGAGCTTCCACGACTGGAACGCACTCGATCCGGCTCAGTCGCAGTTCATCGGCCTCGAGAACTACCGGGTCCTGCTGTCGGATCCGGACTTCTGGAACGCGCTGCGAAACACCGTCTACTTCGTCGTCCTCACGGTGCCGCCGATCGTTATCGGCTCGCTGTTTCTGGCGCTCGGCGTCAACCGCGACGTGAAGGGCAAGTGGCTGTTGCGGACGATTTTCTTCAGTCCGTACGTGCTGACCGTCGCGGTCGTCGGACTGCTGTGGACCGAGATTTTCAGCGCCTCGGGACTGGTGCCCTACTACGTCGGCGGCGGCAACTGGCTGACCGACCATCAACTCGCGATGCCGGCGATCGCCATCGCGACGATCTGGTGGCAACTCGCGTTCAACTTCATCATCCTGCTGGCCGCGCGCCAGAACGTGTCGGATCGCCTCTACGAGGCGGCGAAACTGGACGGTGCGAGCACCTGGCGGATGATGCGCGATATCACGATTCCGCAGATGCAGAATCCGCTGATATTCGTCGTCATCGTGACGTTCGTCGGCTCCTTCCAGGTGTTCGGACAGCCCTTTATTATGACCGACGGCGGCCCGTCGTTCTCGACGACGACGATCGTCCTGTACCTCTACGACACGGCCTTTACGGGCCGGCAGTTCGGGTACGCCGCCGCGGTCGGTTACGTCCTCTTTATGATCCTGATCGCCGTGTCAGCAACCAGCTACTACTTCCTCGGAGGTGATAACCGATGA
- a CDS encoding carbohydrate ABC transporter permease, whose translation MSVESRGLFDEVSLSNTRLRTIALYVGLYGTAALFLIPYWYMFATSFMTRDLVYAEVPYLIPWDLTLYWYEYLLTNSLIVQWTVNTVILAGITTAVVILVDAMIAYSLTRLEWPGRRAIFAVIVASFMVPGIVNLVPVYIIVSELGLVNSVWGVVLPSAANPLGVFMLVQFFKDIPEELEEAARLDGFSRLRIFTHIVLPLMRSALAALGLFIFIWTWNAFVWPLLIFQSDAMYTLPIGLVTLQDNLGVTEPGVIMTSAVVASVPLLLVFLVMQRHLVRAVEMQGTTK comes from the coding sequence ATGAGCGTCGAATCGCGCGGCCTCTTCGACGAGGTCTCGCTGTCGAACACCCGTCTGCGGACGATCGCCCTGTACGTGGGGCTCTACGGGACGGCGGCGCTGTTCCTGATCCCGTACTGGTACATGTTCGCGACGTCGTTCATGACGCGCGATCTGGTCTACGCGGAGGTGCCGTACCTGATCCCGTGGGACCTGACGCTGTACTGGTACGAGTACCTCCTGACGAACTCGCTGATCGTCCAGTGGACCGTCAATACGGTCATCCTGGCCGGAATCACGACGGCGGTCGTGATCCTGGTCGACGCGATGATCGCGTACTCGCTGACCCGACTCGAGTGGCCCGGCCGCCGCGCTATCTTCGCGGTCATCGTGGCGAGTTTCATGGTGCCGGGCATCGTCAACCTCGTCCCGGTCTACATCATCGTCAGCGAACTCGGCCTCGTCAACTCCGTCTGGGGCGTCGTACTCCCCAGCGCGGCCAATCCGCTCGGCGTGTTCATGCTCGTCCAGTTCTTCAAGGACATTCCCGAGGAGTTGGAGGAGGCGGCCCGCCTCGACGGGTTCTCGCGCCTGCGGATCTTCACCCACATCGTGTTACCGCTGATGCGGTCGGCGCTGGCCGCACTGGGGCTGTTCATCTTCATCTGGACGTGGAACGCCTTCGTCTGGCCGCTGCTGATCTTCCAGAGCGACGCGATGTACACGCTGCCGATCGGGCTGGTGACGCTGCAGGACAACCTCGGCGTCACCGAACCGGGCGTCATCATGACCTCGGCGGTCGTCGCCTCGGTGCCGCTCCTGTTGGTGTTCCTGGTCATGCAGCGCCACCTCGTCCGCGCGGTCGAAATGCAGGGGACCACGAAGTGA